From a region of the Zingiber officinale cultivar Zhangliang chromosome 10B, Zo_v1.1, whole genome shotgun sequence genome:
- the LOC122030464 gene encoding WAT1-related protein At5g07050-like, which translates to MESCTKLFQTCKPYVAMISLQFGYAGMNIITKVSLNHGMSHYVLVVYRHAFATLSIAPFALVLERKVRPKITFPIFLQIFVLGLLGPVIDQNFYYAGLKFTSPTFSCAMSNMLPAMTFVLAVICRMEKVHLKKVRCQAKVVGTLVTVAGAMLMTLYKGPLLEMAWSKHSSPAHSGEAAADPTDKDWFKGCVCLILATLAWASLFVLQAATIKKYDAPLSLTTWICGVGTLQAIAVTSIMEHKSSVWKIGFDMNLLAAAYAGIVTSSIAYYVQGLVIQERGPVFASAFSPLMMIVVAIMGSFILAEKIYLGGVVGAVLIVLGLYSVLWGKHKENKEKKMEALDIPVAVKEMIELDAVELEKAKANNMAVSSIDKAVVAVNVFPVQDKSVLAKEEP; encoded by the exons ATGGAGAGCTGCACCAAGCTCTTCCAAACGTGCAAGCCCTATGTGGCGATGATCTCCCTCCAGTTCGGCTACGCCGGCATGAACATCATCACCAAGGTCTCCCTCAACCACGGCATGAGCCACTACGTCCTCGTCGTCTACCGCCATGCCTTCGCCACCTTGTCCATCGCCCCCTTCGCCCTCGTCCTCGAGAG GAAAGTTCGACCCAAGATCACTTTCCCAATCTTCCTGCAGATATTTGTCCTAGGGCTCCTCGG GCCGGTTATCGATCAAAACTTCTACTACGCTGGACTAAAGTTCACCTCGCCAACCTTCTCCTGCGCCATGAGCAACATGCTCCCTGCGATGACCTTTGTGCTAGCCGTCATATGCAG GATGGAGAAGGTGCATCTGAAGAAGGTGAGATGCCAAGCCAAGGTGGTGGGAACTCTGGTGACGGTAGCCGGTGCCATGCTGATGACTCTGTACAAGGGGCCTCTCTTGGAGATGGCCTGGAGCAAGCACTCGAGCCCGGCCCACTCCGGTGAGGCGGCCGCAGACCCGACCGACAAGGACTGGTTCAAAGGCTGTGTCTGCCTCATCCTCGCCACTCTAGCGTGGGCCTCGCTCTTCGTCCTTCAGGCGGCGACCATCAAGAAGTACGACGCGCCCCTCTCGCTCACCACATGGATATGCGGCGTCGGCACTCTGCAGGCGATTGCTGTGACCTCGATCATGGAGCACAAGTCCTCTGTTTGGAAAATTGGCTTCGACATGAACCTCCTCGCTGCTGCCTACGCT GGGATTGTGACGTCTAGCATTGCCTACTACGTTCAGGGCCTGGTGATACAGGAAAGAGGACCAGTGTTTGCCTCTGCCTTCAGTCCACTGATGATGATCGTCGTGGCAATCATGGGGTCCTTTATCCTCGCCGAGAAGATCTATTTGGGAGG AGTTGTGGGTGCAGTGCTCATCGTGTTGGGACTCTACTCTGTTCTCTGGGGCAAGCACAAGGAgaacaaggagaagaagatgGAGGCGTTGGACATACCGGTAGCGGTGAAGGAGATGATAGAACTGGATGCGGTTGAGCTGGAGAAGGCTAAAGCCAACAACATGGCGGTCTCTTCCATTGACAAGGCTGTGGTGGCAGTGAACGTCTTCCCAGTACAAGATAAATCGGTGCTGGCCAAGGAGGAGCCATAA
- the LOC122030093 gene encoding cysteine proteinase inhibitor-like isoform X2, whose translation MVSFAEKTILIFSFFLCVIAIADPNSMAALGGIRDVEGEAANGLEIEQLGRFAVDQHNKKENALLEFARVIKAREQVVAGTLHHLTVEVIDAGKKKIYEAKVWVKPWLNFKELQEFSHAGDSS comes from the exons ATGGTTTCCTTCGCCGAGAAGACGAtcctcattttctccttctttctCTGCGTAATAGCGATAGCAGATCCGAACTCCATGGCCGCCCTCGGAGGGATCAGAGACGTTGAGGGGGAGGCTGCCAACGGCCTCGAAATCGAGCAACTAGGTCGCTTCGCCGTCGACCAACACAACAAGAAGGAG AACGCTCTTCTGGAGTTTGCGAGGGTGATCAAGGCGAGGGAGCAGGTGGTCGCTGGGACTCTGCACCATTTGACGGTCGAGGTCATTGATGCGGGAAAGAAGAAGATCTACGAGGCCAAGGTGTGGGTCAAGCCATGGCTCAACTTCAAGGAGCTTCAGGAGTTCAGTCACGCTGGAGACTCATCCTAA
- the LOC122030093 gene encoding cysteine proteinase inhibitor-like isoform X1 → MVSFAEKTILIFSFFLCVIAIADPNSMAALGGIRDVEGEAANGLEIEQLGRFAVDQHNKKENALLEFARVIKAREQVVAGTLHHLTVEVIDAGKKKIYEAKVWVKPWLNFKELQEFSHAGDSS, encoded by the exons ATG GTTTCCTTCGCCGAGAAGACGAtcctcattttctccttctttctCTGCGTAATAGCGATAGCAGATCCGAACTCCATGGCCGCCCTCGGAGGGATCAGAGACGTTGAGGGGGAGGCTGCCAACGGCCTCGAAATCGAGCAACTAGGTCGCTTCGCCGTCGACCAACACAACAAGAAGGAG AACGCTCTTCTGGAGTTTGCGAGGGTGATCAAGGCGAGGGAGCAGGTGGTCGCTGGGACTCTGCACCATTTGACGGTCGAGGTCATTGATGCGGGAAAGAAGAAGATCTACGAGGCCAAGGTGTGGGTCAAGCCATGGCTCAACTTCAAGGAGCTTCAGGAGTTCAGTCACGCTGGAGACTCATCCTAA